In Colletotrichum higginsianum IMI 349063 chromosome 1, whole genome shotgun sequence, one genomic interval encodes:
- a CDS encoding Ankyrin repeat protein — MASNPYLLAADNPAALLTLLRENPAIAAGQDEHGYSLVHAAASYNHLDLLRALVREFGVNVDLRDEDEETALFVVETVEAAKCLVEELGADINAKGADGITASQKIEGEADYPEVAQYLNGIESQRTAAAAAAAAAEGDVQTTAAQTTEASDTAAPPVDMPPVPEGLAVTLGTMDQADEVPDEVDPEFKRRIEQLAEREDFHTDEGQAELRRLIEDAILDQGLGDERSVRQKQG; from the coding sequence ATGGCCTCCAACCCctacctcctcgccgccgacaacccCGCGGCCCTGCTCACGCTCCTCCGCGAGaaccccgccatcgccgcgggCCAGGACGAGCACGGCTACTCTCTCGtccacgccgccgcgagcTACAACCACCTCGATCTCTTGCGTGCTCTGGTCCGGGAGTTCGGCGTCAATGTCGACCTgagggacgaggacgaggagacggctctgttcgtcgtcgagaccgTCGAGGCGGCAAAgtgcctcgtcgaggagctgggcgCCGACATCAACGCCAAGGGTGCCGACGGTATCACCGCCAGCCAGAAgatcgagggcgaggccgactACCCCGAAGTCGCACAGTACCTCAACGGCATCGAGTCCCAACGaactgccgctgccgccgccgccgccgccgccgagggtgaTGTCCAAACCACCGCAGCCCAAACCACCGAAGCATCCGACACTGCCGCACCGCCCGTCGACATGCCGCCCGTCCCTGAGGGTCTCGCTGTGACGCTTGGCACAATGGAtcaggccgacgaggtccccgacgaggtcgaccccGAGTTCAAGCGCCGGATAGAACAGCTggccgagagagaggacTTCCACACGGACGAGGGCCAGGCCGAGCTGCGCCGCCTCatcgaggacgccatcctcgaccaGGGCCTGGGCGACGAGCGTAGCGTGCGTCAGAAGCAGGGTTAA